The following are from one region of the Mangifera indica cultivar Alphonso chromosome 14, CATAS_Mindica_2.1, whole genome shotgun sequence genome:
- the LOC123195468 gene encoding glyoxylate/succinic semialdehyde reductase 1-like, whose protein sequence is MEVGFLGLGIMGKAISMNLLQHGFKVTVWNRSLSKCNELVAHGATVGESPAEVVKKCKITFGMLADPPAALSVVFDKGGILEQICPGKGYIDMSTVDPETSTKISQAISAKGGHFLEAPVSGSKQPAETGQLVILSAGEKALYDDAIPALNVIGKKSFFLGEIGNGAKMKLVVNMIMGCMMNAFSEGLVLSEKSGLDPRSLLEVLDLGGIANPMFRGKGPGMLQGNHSPAFPLKHQQKDIRLALALGDENAVSMPVAAAANETYKRARNLGLGDLDFSAVYEAVKGPN, encoded by the exons ATGGAGGTGGGTTTTCTTGGTTTAGGAATAATGGGAAAAGCCATTTCTATGAATCTCCTTCAACATGGGTTTAAAGTTACTGTGTGGAACAGGAGTTTGTCGAAG TGTAATGAACTTGTGGCACATGGAGCTACGGTGGGAGAAAGTCCGGCTGAAGTAGTTAAGAAGTGCAAGATTACATTTGGGATGTTGGCTGATCCTCCAGCTGCACTTTCG GTTGTGTTTGACAAAGGTGGTATTTTGGAGCAAATTTGCCCCGGAAAAGGTTACATTGACATGTCAACTGTTGATCCTGAAACTTCTACAAAGATCAGCCAG GCAATTTCAGCTAAGGGTGGTCACTTCCTTGAGGCTCCAGTTTCAGGTAGCAAACAGCCTGCAGAAACTGGTCAACTAGTAATTCTTTCAGCTGGGGAGAAG GCACTCTATGATGATGCAATTCCAGCTCTGAATGTAATCGGAAAGAAGTCTTTCTTCTTGGGGGAGATTGGAAATGGAGCGAAAATGAAACTTGTTGTCAACATGATAATGGGCTG TATGATGAATGCATTTTCTGAAGGGCTAGTACTGTCAGAAAAGAGTGGACTAGACCCTCGCAGTTTACTTGAAGTACTG GATCTTGGTGGTATTGCTAATCCTATGTTCAGGGGGAAAGGTCCTGGTATGCTTCAGGGCAATCACTCGCCTGCCTTCCCTCTTAAACATCAGCAGAAGGACATAAGACTTGCTCTTGCTCTTGGAGATGAAAATGCCGTATCGATGCCAGTAGCAGCAGCTGCTAATGAG ACTTACAAAAGGGCCAGAAACTTGGGATTGGGGGACCTTGACTTTTCTGCTGTTTATGAGGCCGTGAAGGGTCCTAATTGA
- the LOC123196699 gene encoding homeobox-DDT domain protein RLT3 isoform X2 — protein sequence MEVKRKSPLQVQALQKYYLEEKYPTKSEIEDIAAALDLTFKQVRTWFIEKRRRDKSDEGLVFPTTRNREKNNPSSSKYKHVSRVDSSIGKRKKNGILLQDLLPPNYILKKVFRKDGPPLGVEFDALPSRALCLWKDSRNSNPALEEKQRTGKRRKVSMQEGLGHQGCYTNRDPTRKHGVGKGLMTVWRVVNPNGGRFPTGISSADRQDSDVAQTTATVPKKPPLRKKRNQQIVSLLKQRRLASELQEKRKTSLKRRQVKLNRDENQRLPPKEKCELAMEGPISQERLDQIAMLVDDEELELRGLEAGPNPLTCDHVSTNGQHGCSLCRDLLAKFPPDSVKMKKPFGTQPWDSSPDNVKKLFKVFHFLYTYSAIVDICSFTLDEFAQSFHDKDSFLLGKIHVALLKLLLSDVVMELSRGHSTHLSVSCKFLALIHSVESQQFPVELWNEFLNPLTWTEILRQVLVAAGFGSKQGSSKRESLSKEMALMLKYGLRLGTLKGELFKILLEQGNNGLKVSQIAKMSQIVELNLASTTQELEVLISSTLSSDISLFEKISSSSYRLRINSLKEVNDFESDTEDSGSVDDNSDGGDPCSSGDDSDYDSENHYRRRLKHVNSCNGKNNKLIVYSEIDESHPGEAWLLGLMEGEYFDLSIDEKLNALVSLIDLVSAGSTIRLQDPTKAIVESIPSVHLHGSGAKIKRSSSAQHRSSWIHGGQTHDVKAYTSSDLRPADSSLWTSHGNEKSSSHGKEAKEMEGFNDLHPMQSVYLGSDRRYNRYWLFLGPCNAYDPGHKSVYFESSEDGHWEVIDTEKALHALLSVLDDRGRREALLIESLEKREAFLCQAMSSRLLNNPEIRHLAQSDRSELDIVREDSSSPVSDVDNNLNLTEITTDSVPPSGAIVLEVGKKGEEHTQKWSRLQAFDVWIWNSFYLNLNAVKHGKRSYLDALTRCESCHDLYWRDEKHCRICHMTFELDFDLEERYTIHTATCRGRAENGTVPKYKILSSQLQSLKAAIHAIESVMPEDALVGAWTKSAHRLWVKRLRRTSTLAELLQVVADFVGAINEEWLCQWNVAQGGSAVMDEIIECFPAMPQTSSALALWLVKLDALIAPYLEKVHSEKQLTTRCRGKRVDQ from the exons ATGGAGGTGAAGCGGAAGTCACCGCTCCAGGTTCAAGCTCTTCAGAAATACTATTTAG AGGAGAAGTATCCTACTAAATCAGAAATAGAAGACATTGCTGCTGCTTTGGACTTAACATTCAAGCAGGTCAGAACATGGTTTATTGAGAAGAGGAGGAGAGATAAAAGTGATGAAGGATTGGTTTTTCCAACTACtagaaatagagagaaaaacaacCCTTCATCTTCTAAATATAAACATGTATCTAGGGTTGACAGCAGTATTGGCAAGAGAAAGAAGAATGGTATTCTTCTTCAAGATTTGCTACCTCCTAATTACATTCTGAAAAAGGTGTTTCGTAAGGATGGTCCTCCACTTGGTGTGGAATTTGATGCTCTTCCTTCTCGAGCGTTGTGCCTTTGGAAAG ATTCTAGGAATTCGAATCCTGCCTTGGAAGAGAAACAAAGAACAGGGAAAAGGAGAAAG GTATCCATGCAAGAGGGATTGGGTCATCAAGGTTGCTATACGAATAGGGATCCTACGAGGAAGCATGGTGTTGGGAAAGGTTTGATGACAGTCTGGCGGGTAGTCAATCCCAATGGGGGGAGGTTTCCTACCGGAATCAGTTCTGCTGACAGACAAGACTCTGATGTAGCTCAGACAACAGCCACTGTACCAAAAAAGCCGCCACTtcgaaagaaaagaaatcagCAAATTGTATCTTTGTtg AAACAGAGAAGGTTAGCAAGTGAATTGCaggagaagaggaagacttCTCTTAAACGGAGACAG GTGAAATTGAACAGGGATGAGAATCAAAGGCTGCCACCCAAAGAGAAATGTGAACTTGCTATGGAAGGACCAATATCTCAAGAGCGCCTTGATCAAATTGCAATGCTAGTAGATGATGAAGAGCTGGAATTAAGAGGGTTAGAAGCAGGACCAAATCCATTAACATGTGATCATGTTTCTACAAATGGCCAGCATGGTTGTTCCCTTTGCAGAG ATTTGCTTGCCAAATTTCCTCCTGATTCTGTCAAGATGAAGAAACCATTTGGTACACAACCTTGGGATTCTTCTCCAGACAATGTCAAGAAATTGTTTAAG GTTTTCCACTTCCTTTATACGTACTCTGCTATTGTTGATATTTGCTCATTCACACTTGATGAGTTTGCCCAATCATTTCATGATAAG GATTCATTTTTGCTAGGAAAAATTCATGTTGCCCTCCTCAAACTTCTTCTCTCTGATGTTGTTATGGAGCTCAGTAGGGGCCATTCGACACATTTGAGTGTATCATGCAAGTTCCTTGCGTTAATTCACTCG GTTGAAAGTCAGCAATTCCCTGTAGAGTTATGGAACGAATTCTTGAACCCTCTAACATGGACTGAAATTCTGCGTCAAGTATTGGTTGCTGCTGGTTTTGGTTCAAAGCAAGGTTCATCAAAGAGGGAATCCCTCAGCAAG GAAATGGCCCTCATGTTGAAGTATGGCTTACGCCTCGGTACGTTGAAGGGTGAACTATTTAAGATTCTGTTAGAGCAAGGAAATAATGGGTTGAAAGTTTCTCAAATAGCAAAGATGTCACAG ATTGTTGAATTGAATCTCGCTTCCACAACCCAGGAGCTTGAAGTTTTGATATCTTCAACACTTTCAAGTgatattagtttatttgaaaAGATATCGTCATCATCATATCGTCTGCGTATTAACTCTTTAAAGGAAGTCAATGATTTTGAGTCAGATACTGAGGACTCTGGTAGTGTCGATGATAACTCTGATGGTGGTGACCCATGCAGCAGTGGTGATGATTCAGACTATGATTCGGAAAATCACTATCGAAGAAGACTTAAGCATGTGAATTCTTGTAACGGTAAAAATAACAAGCTGATAGTTTACTCTGAAATTGATGAGAGCCACCCAGGAGAAGCATGGTTGTTAGGACTTATGGAAGGcgaatattttgatttaagcATTGATGAGAAGTTGAATGCCTTAGTGAGTCTAATTGATCTTGTTAGTGCTGGATCCACTATCAGATTGCAG GATCCAACAAAAGCCATTGTTGAAAGCATTCCTAGTGTCCATCTACATGGTTCTGGAGCAAAAATAAAGAGATCATCATCAGCCCAGCATAGGTCATCCTGGATCCATGGTGGACAAACACATGATGTAAAAGCATATACATCATCAGATTTGCGTCCAGCGGATTCTTCATTATGGACATCTCATGGAAATGAGAAATCCTCAAGCCATggaaaagaagcaaaagaaatgGAAGGTTTTAATGATTTACACCCAATGCAATCTGTATATTTGGGTTCTGATCGAAGGTACAATAGATACTGGCTTTTCTTGGGCCCTTGCAATGCATATGATCCTGGTCACAAGAGCGTTTATTTTGAATCTTCTGAAGATGGTCACTGGGAAGTGATCGATACTGAAAAG GCTTTGCATGCTTTGCTATCTGTTTTAGATGACAGAGGTAGACGGGAGGCTCTTCTCATTGAATCTTTGGAGAAGCGTGAAGCTTTTCTCTGCCAAGCAATGTCAAGTAGACTGCTTAACAACCCTGAAATCAGGCACTTGGCACAATCTGATCGGTCTGAGCTGGATATAGTTAGAGAAGACAGTTCTTCTCCAGTGTCTGATGTGGACAACAACCTAAACCTTACTGAGATCACAACTGATTCTGTGCCTCCATCTGGTGCTATAGTTCTTGAAGTGGGGAAGAAGGGAGAAGAACATACTCAAAAGTGGAGTCGTCTCCAAGCATTTGATGTGTGGATATGGAATTCTTTTTACTTGAATCTTAATGCTGTAAAACATGGTAAAAGGTCCTATCTCGATGCATTAACTAGATGTGAAAGTTGTCATGATTTATATTGGAGAGATGAGAAGCACTGTAGGATATGCCACATGACATTTGAGCTTGATTTTGATCTAGAAGAAAGATATACCATCCATACTGCCACATGTAGGGGGAGAGCAGAGAATGGCACAGTTCCAAAGTATAAAATCCTTTCTTCACAGCTGCAGTCACTGAAAGCTGCCATTCATGCAATTGAG TCAGTTATGCCTGAAGATGCTTTGGTGGGTGCTTGGACAAAATCTGCTCATAGGTTATGGGTCAAACGGCTGAGGCGCACCTCAACTTTGGCTGAGCTTTTGCAG GTTGTTGCTGATTTTGTTGGTGCAATCAATGAGGAGTGGCTTTGTCAGTGGAATGTTGCACAAGGTGGTAGTGCTGTTATGGATGAAATCATTGAATGCTTTCCGGCCATGCCCCAAACGTCATCTGCACTGGCTTTATGGTTGGTGAAATTGGATGCCTTAATAGCTCCATATTTGGAAAAGGTTCATTCTGAAAAGCAACTGACAACCAGATGTAGAG GTAAACGTGTTGATCAGTAA
- the LOC123196699 gene encoding homeobox-DDT domain protein RLT3 isoform X1 codes for MEVKRKSPLQVQALQKYYLAEEKYPTKSEIEDIAAALDLTFKQVRTWFIEKRRRDKSDEGLVFPTTRNREKNNPSSSKYKHVSRVDSSIGKRKKNGILLQDLLPPNYILKKVFRKDGPPLGVEFDALPSRALCLWKDSRNSNPALEEKQRTGKRRKVSMQEGLGHQGCYTNRDPTRKHGVGKGLMTVWRVVNPNGGRFPTGISSADRQDSDVAQTTATVPKKPPLRKKRNQQIVSLLKQRRLASELQEKRKTSLKRRQVKLNRDENQRLPPKEKCELAMEGPISQERLDQIAMLVDDEELELRGLEAGPNPLTCDHVSTNGQHGCSLCRDLLAKFPPDSVKMKKPFGTQPWDSSPDNVKKLFKVFHFLYTYSAIVDICSFTLDEFAQSFHDKDSFLLGKIHVALLKLLLSDVVMELSRGHSTHLSVSCKFLALIHSVESQQFPVELWNEFLNPLTWTEILRQVLVAAGFGSKQGSSKRESLSKEMALMLKYGLRLGTLKGELFKILLEQGNNGLKVSQIAKMSQIVELNLASTTQELEVLISSTLSSDISLFEKISSSSYRLRINSLKEVNDFESDTEDSGSVDDNSDGGDPCSSGDDSDYDSENHYRRRLKHVNSCNGKNNKLIVYSEIDESHPGEAWLLGLMEGEYFDLSIDEKLNALVSLIDLVSAGSTIRLQDPTKAIVESIPSVHLHGSGAKIKRSSSAQHRSSWIHGGQTHDVKAYTSSDLRPADSSLWTSHGNEKSSSHGKEAKEMEGFNDLHPMQSVYLGSDRRYNRYWLFLGPCNAYDPGHKSVYFESSEDGHWEVIDTEKALHALLSVLDDRGRREALLIESLEKREAFLCQAMSSRLLNNPEIRHLAQSDRSELDIVREDSSSPVSDVDNNLNLTEITTDSVPPSGAIVLEVGKKGEEHTQKWSRLQAFDVWIWNSFYLNLNAVKHGKRSYLDALTRCESCHDLYWRDEKHCRICHMTFELDFDLEERYTIHTATCRGRAENGTVPKYKILSSQLQSLKAAIHAIESVMPEDALVGAWTKSAHRLWVKRLRRTSTLAELLQVVADFVGAINEEWLCQWNVAQGGSAVMDEIIECFPAMPQTSSALALWLVKLDALIAPYLEKVHSEKQLTTRCRGKRVDQ; via the exons ATGGAGGTGAAGCGGAAGTCACCGCTCCAGGTTCAAGCTCTTCAGAAATACTATTTAG CAGAGGAGAAGTATCCTACTAAATCAGAAATAGAAGACATTGCTGCTGCTTTGGACTTAACATTCAAGCAGGTCAGAACATGGTTTATTGAGAAGAGGAGGAGAGATAAAAGTGATGAAGGATTGGTTTTTCCAACTACtagaaatagagagaaaaacaacCCTTCATCTTCTAAATATAAACATGTATCTAGGGTTGACAGCAGTATTGGCAAGAGAAAGAAGAATGGTATTCTTCTTCAAGATTTGCTACCTCCTAATTACATTCTGAAAAAGGTGTTTCGTAAGGATGGTCCTCCACTTGGTGTGGAATTTGATGCTCTTCCTTCTCGAGCGTTGTGCCTTTGGAAAG ATTCTAGGAATTCGAATCCTGCCTTGGAAGAGAAACAAAGAACAGGGAAAAGGAGAAAG GTATCCATGCAAGAGGGATTGGGTCATCAAGGTTGCTATACGAATAGGGATCCTACGAGGAAGCATGGTGTTGGGAAAGGTTTGATGACAGTCTGGCGGGTAGTCAATCCCAATGGGGGGAGGTTTCCTACCGGAATCAGTTCTGCTGACAGACAAGACTCTGATGTAGCTCAGACAACAGCCACTGTACCAAAAAAGCCGCCACTtcgaaagaaaagaaatcagCAAATTGTATCTTTGTtg AAACAGAGAAGGTTAGCAAGTGAATTGCaggagaagaggaagacttCTCTTAAACGGAGACAG GTGAAATTGAACAGGGATGAGAATCAAAGGCTGCCACCCAAAGAGAAATGTGAACTTGCTATGGAAGGACCAATATCTCAAGAGCGCCTTGATCAAATTGCAATGCTAGTAGATGATGAAGAGCTGGAATTAAGAGGGTTAGAAGCAGGACCAAATCCATTAACATGTGATCATGTTTCTACAAATGGCCAGCATGGTTGTTCCCTTTGCAGAG ATTTGCTTGCCAAATTTCCTCCTGATTCTGTCAAGATGAAGAAACCATTTGGTACACAACCTTGGGATTCTTCTCCAGACAATGTCAAGAAATTGTTTAAG GTTTTCCACTTCCTTTATACGTACTCTGCTATTGTTGATATTTGCTCATTCACACTTGATGAGTTTGCCCAATCATTTCATGATAAG GATTCATTTTTGCTAGGAAAAATTCATGTTGCCCTCCTCAAACTTCTTCTCTCTGATGTTGTTATGGAGCTCAGTAGGGGCCATTCGACACATTTGAGTGTATCATGCAAGTTCCTTGCGTTAATTCACTCG GTTGAAAGTCAGCAATTCCCTGTAGAGTTATGGAACGAATTCTTGAACCCTCTAACATGGACTGAAATTCTGCGTCAAGTATTGGTTGCTGCTGGTTTTGGTTCAAAGCAAGGTTCATCAAAGAGGGAATCCCTCAGCAAG GAAATGGCCCTCATGTTGAAGTATGGCTTACGCCTCGGTACGTTGAAGGGTGAACTATTTAAGATTCTGTTAGAGCAAGGAAATAATGGGTTGAAAGTTTCTCAAATAGCAAAGATGTCACAG ATTGTTGAATTGAATCTCGCTTCCACAACCCAGGAGCTTGAAGTTTTGATATCTTCAACACTTTCAAGTgatattagtttatttgaaaAGATATCGTCATCATCATATCGTCTGCGTATTAACTCTTTAAAGGAAGTCAATGATTTTGAGTCAGATACTGAGGACTCTGGTAGTGTCGATGATAACTCTGATGGTGGTGACCCATGCAGCAGTGGTGATGATTCAGACTATGATTCGGAAAATCACTATCGAAGAAGACTTAAGCATGTGAATTCTTGTAACGGTAAAAATAACAAGCTGATAGTTTACTCTGAAATTGATGAGAGCCACCCAGGAGAAGCATGGTTGTTAGGACTTATGGAAGGcgaatattttgatttaagcATTGATGAGAAGTTGAATGCCTTAGTGAGTCTAATTGATCTTGTTAGTGCTGGATCCACTATCAGATTGCAG GATCCAACAAAAGCCATTGTTGAAAGCATTCCTAGTGTCCATCTACATGGTTCTGGAGCAAAAATAAAGAGATCATCATCAGCCCAGCATAGGTCATCCTGGATCCATGGTGGACAAACACATGATGTAAAAGCATATACATCATCAGATTTGCGTCCAGCGGATTCTTCATTATGGACATCTCATGGAAATGAGAAATCCTCAAGCCATggaaaagaagcaaaagaaatgGAAGGTTTTAATGATTTACACCCAATGCAATCTGTATATTTGGGTTCTGATCGAAGGTACAATAGATACTGGCTTTTCTTGGGCCCTTGCAATGCATATGATCCTGGTCACAAGAGCGTTTATTTTGAATCTTCTGAAGATGGTCACTGGGAAGTGATCGATACTGAAAAG GCTTTGCATGCTTTGCTATCTGTTTTAGATGACAGAGGTAGACGGGAGGCTCTTCTCATTGAATCTTTGGAGAAGCGTGAAGCTTTTCTCTGCCAAGCAATGTCAAGTAGACTGCTTAACAACCCTGAAATCAGGCACTTGGCACAATCTGATCGGTCTGAGCTGGATATAGTTAGAGAAGACAGTTCTTCTCCAGTGTCTGATGTGGACAACAACCTAAACCTTACTGAGATCACAACTGATTCTGTGCCTCCATCTGGTGCTATAGTTCTTGAAGTGGGGAAGAAGGGAGAAGAACATACTCAAAAGTGGAGTCGTCTCCAAGCATTTGATGTGTGGATATGGAATTCTTTTTACTTGAATCTTAATGCTGTAAAACATGGTAAAAGGTCCTATCTCGATGCATTAACTAGATGTGAAAGTTGTCATGATTTATATTGGAGAGATGAGAAGCACTGTAGGATATGCCACATGACATTTGAGCTTGATTTTGATCTAGAAGAAAGATATACCATCCATACTGCCACATGTAGGGGGAGAGCAGAGAATGGCACAGTTCCAAAGTATAAAATCCTTTCTTCACAGCTGCAGTCACTGAAAGCTGCCATTCATGCAATTGAG TCAGTTATGCCTGAAGATGCTTTGGTGGGTGCTTGGACAAAATCTGCTCATAGGTTATGGGTCAAACGGCTGAGGCGCACCTCAACTTTGGCTGAGCTTTTGCAG GTTGTTGCTGATTTTGTTGGTGCAATCAATGAGGAGTGGCTTTGTCAGTGGAATGTTGCACAAGGTGGTAGTGCTGTTATGGATGAAATCATTGAATGCTTTCCGGCCATGCCCCAAACGTCATCTGCACTGGCTTTATGGTTGGTGAAATTGGATGCCTTAATAGCTCCATATTTGGAAAAGGTTCATTCTGAAAAGCAACTGACAACCAGATGTAGAG GTAAACGTGTTGATCAGTAA
- the LOC123195781 gene encoding uncharacterized protein LOC123195781 isoform X1: protein MENDLNLRQPNLPTSRSSLKPNSHFNNYALWRAKLRENCYKRVREDRTRLLWKMRLPAAQSLNHKDFIKSAFQNIVSDELKKFKDLSSNDSLKSSAPTTKTDDTLWEYDGLHSAYQGECEEILIDMQRIFYEDLQAEQTSKEPESHVETWEELEDEYLARAVYEHMQLNDKKETWCPICKQGKLQENRQLIYCSGCELKLSKDNEVNLDILRVRLADAHTDHLNRGCKLKPKFCCETSFGLTALYIVCQGCNTFEVVV from the exons ATGGAGAATGATCTCAATCTTAGGCAGCCAAATCTTCCTACCAGCCGCTCTTCTCTTAAACCCAATTCCCATTTCAACAATTATGCCCTTTGGAGAGCTAAG CTAAGAGAGAATTGTTACAAGAGGGTACGAGAGGACAGAACCCGTTTGCTATGGAAAATGAGGTTGCCTGCTGCTCAATCCCTCAATCACAAG GATTTTATCAAATCtgcttttcaaaatatagtTTCTGATGAactgaaaaaatttaaagaccTGTCATCGAATGACTCTTTGAAGTCATCAGCTCCTACCACCAAAACTGATGATACATTGTGGGAATATGATGGCCTTCATAGTGCTTACCAAGGGGAATGTGAAGAGATATTAATAGACATGCAAAGGATCTTTTATGAGGATCTCCAGGCTGAACaaacttcaaaag AACCAGAAAGCCATGTTGAAACATGGGAGGAGCTAGAAGATGAGTACTTGGCTCGTGCAGTATATGAACATATGCAATTGAATGATAAG AAAGAGACCTGGTGCCCTATCTGTAAGCAAGGGAAGCTGCAAGAAAACCGTCAACTTATTTATTGCAGTGGCTGTGAACTTAAGCTCAGCAAAGACAATGAG GTCAATCTGGATATATTGCGGGTCCGACTAGCAGATGCCCATACAGATCATCTTAATCGGGGTTGCAAATTAAAACCAAAGTTCTGCTGCGAGACAAGTTTTGGTTTAACTGCACTGTACATTGTTTGTCAGGGTTGCAATACATTCGAGGTTGTGGtataa
- the LOC123195781 gene encoding uncharacterized protein LOC123195781 isoform X2 produces MENDLNLRQPNLPTSRSSLKPNSHFNNYALWRAKLRENCYKRVREDRTRLLWKMRLPAAQSLNHKDFIKSAFQNIVSDELKKFKDLSSNDSLKSSAPTTKTDDTLWEYDGLHSAYQGECEEILIDMQRIFYEDLQAEQTSKESHVETWEELEDEYLARAVYEHMQLNDKKETWCPICKQGKLQENRQLIYCSGCELKLSKDNEVNLDILRVRLADAHTDHLNRGCKLKPKFCCETSFGLTALYIVCQGCNTFEVVV; encoded by the exons ATGGAGAATGATCTCAATCTTAGGCAGCCAAATCTTCCTACCAGCCGCTCTTCTCTTAAACCCAATTCCCATTTCAACAATTATGCCCTTTGGAGAGCTAAG CTAAGAGAGAATTGTTACAAGAGGGTACGAGAGGACAGAACCCGTTTGCTATGGAAAATGAGGTTGCCTGCTGCTCAATCCCTCAATCACAAG GATTTTATCAAATCtgcttttcaaaatatagtTTCTGATGAactgaaaaaatttaaagaccTGTCATCGAATGACTCTTTGAAGTCATCAGCTCCTACCACCAAAACTGATGATACATTGTGGGAATATGATGGCCTTCATAGTGCTTACCAAGGGGAATGTGAAGAGATATTAATAGACATGCAAAGGATCTTTTATGAGGATCTCCAGGCTGAACaaacttcaaaag AAAGCCATGTTGAAACATGGGAGGAGCTAGAAGATGAGTACTTGGCTCGTGCAGTATATGAACATATGCAATTGAATGATAAG AAAGAGACCTGGTGCCCTATCTGTAAGCAAGGGAAGCTGCAAGAAAACCGTCAACTTATTTATTGCAGTGGCTGTGAACTTAAGCTCAGCAAAGACAATGAG GTCAATCTGGATATATTGCGGGTCCGACTAGCAGATGCCCATACAGATCATCTTAATCGGGGTTGCAAATTAAAACCAAAGTTCTGCTGCGAGACAAGTTTTGGTTTAACTGCACTGTACATTGTTTGTCAGGGTTGCAATACATTCGAGGTTGTGGtataa